A window of Polyodon spathula isolate WHYD16114869_AA chromosome 30, ASM1765450v1, whole genome shotgun sequence contains these coding sequences:
- the cep57 gene encoding centrosomal protein of 57 kDa isoform X2, translating into MQRPFLNADLRRSPDKAVKAYPESSSTAILSALKNLQEKIQRLEVERAQAEENLQRLSHETSEYKKVLDREREHRDSSKTPVTRHNKELSTQLAVAESRCKLLEKQLEYMKKMVRNAETERATVLKKQVSLERERSVDASDVQAKFKKLDLLEQEYLRLTATQELAESKICELQEKLREEVHQRKLMQDKAAQLQTGLEASQILLQSLSPKPAKAKKMKKKKKQAAKKPVQQPYSHTQPHYRLSLGDVPFVAGKSTGNSHSVRANVQHVLHLMKQHNRLLCNDRVLSDRPVARKLVSTTNGRRASTTSTTSSSSSCSEELSDLLLALQDEFGHMSFEHQELVKQIHETRTDRLRQDLERELESLVKRMEAKGDQIAKVHRHQGQLEKLKKSQRKHSGDGRGSRSGNGVGEVKVTTTVTTRGKSAGQIKVKPGEKSKDSLRLLRDMQTLQTSLRKDDIHWDY; encoded by the exons ATGCAGCGCCCCTTCCTCAACGCTGACCTGCGGAGGTCCCCTGACAAAGCAGTCAAAGCGTACCCGGAGAGCAGCAGCACAG CGATCCTATCGGCACTGAAGAACCTGCAGGAAAAGATTCAGCGTCTAGAAGTGGAGCGCGCTCAGGCTGAGGAGAACCTGCAGCGGCTCTCTCACGAGACCAGCGAGTACAAGAAGGTGCTGGACCGTGAGCGAGAGCACCGCGACTCCAGCAAGACACCGGTGACCAGGCACAACAAAG AGCTGTCAACACAGCTAGCAGTTGCTGAATCTCGGTGTAAGCTTCTGGAGAAACAGCTGGAATACATGAAGAAGATGGTCCGCAACGCAGAAACTGAAAGAGCAACGGTGTTAAAGAAGCAg GTTTCTTTAGAACGAGAGAGATCTGTCGATGCGTCAGATGTCCAGGCCAAGTTTAAGAAGCTAGACCTGCTGGAACAAGAATACCTCAGGCTCACAGCAACGCAGGAACTGGCAGAG AGTAAAATCTGTGAGCTGCAAGAGAAGCTTCGAGAAGAAGTGCACCAGAGAAAGCTGATGCAGGACAAGGCTGCTCAG ttacagacCGGGTTGGAAGCCAGTCAGATCTTGCTTCAGTCGTTGTCCCCTAAACCAGCAAaggcaaagaaaatgaaaaagaagaaaaaacaagcagCAAAA AAGCCTGTTCAACAGCCCTATTCACACACCCAGCCTCATTACAGACTGAGCCTAGGGGACGTCCCCTTTGTAGCAGGAAAG TCCACTGGTAACAGCCACTCTGTACGTGCCAATGTCCAGCACGTCTTGCACCTGATGAAACAGCACAACAGGCTGCTGTGTAACGACCGTGTGCTGAGCGATAGGCCAGTGGCCAGGAAGTTAGTCTCCACCACCAATGGCAGGAGGGCTTCGACCACCTCCACCActagctcctcctcttcctgcagcGAGGAGCTCTCAGACCTGTTGCTGGCACTGCAGGATGAGTTTGGGCACATGAGCTT TGAACACCAAGAACTAGTGAAACAGATTCACGAGACTCGGACAGACCGTTTGCGACAAGACTTGGAACGAGAGTTGGAATCGCTGGTTAAGAGAATGGAGGCTAAAGGGGACCAGATAGCGAAAGTGCACAGGCATCAAGGACAG CTGGAGAAATTAAAGAAGTCACAAAGGAAGCATTCCGGCGATGGCAGGGGGAGCAGGAGCGGGAATGGCGTCGGGGAGGTGAAGGTCACGACCACCGTCACCACAAGAGGAAAGAGCGCAGGTCAGATCAAAGTGAAACCAGGGGAAAAAAGCAAGGACAGTCTGAGACTGCTCAGGGACATGCAGACCCTGCAGACCTCACTCCGCAAGGACGATATCCACTGGGATTACTGA
- the cep57 gene encoding centrosomal protein of 57 kDa isoform X1 yields MATAAATYSSETLRDLLGVSSRGPAVSPPPSLPSFVEYPMQRPFLNADLRRSPDKAVKAYPESSSTAILSALKNLQEKIQRLEVERAQAEENLQRLSHETSEYKKVLDREREHRDSSKTPVTRHNKELSTQLAVAESRCKLLEKQLEYMKKMVRNAETERATVLKKQVSLERERSVDASDVQAKFKKLDLLEQEYLRLTATQELAESKICELQEKLREEVHQRKLMQDKAAQLQTGLEASQILLQSLSPKPAKAKKMKKKKKQAAKKPVQQPYSHTQPHYRLSLGDVPFVAGKSTGNSHSVRANVQHVLHLMKQHNRLLCNDRVLSDRPVARKLVSTTNGRRASTTSTTSSSSSCSEELSDLLLALQDEFGHMSFEHQELVKQIHETRTDRLRQDLERELESLVKRMEAKGDQIAKVHRHQGQLEKLKKSQRKHSGDGRGSRSGNGVGEVKVTTTVTTRGKSAGQIKVKPGEKSKDSLRLLRDMQTLQTSLRKDDIHWDY; encoded by the exons ATGGCGACAGCAGCAGCAACCTACTCTTCTGAGACG CTGCGGGACCTGCTCGGTGTAAGCTCTCGCGGCCCGGCCGTGTCTCCGCCTCCGTCCTTACCCTCGTTTGTGGAGTACCCGATGCAGCGCCCCTTCCTCAACGCTGACCTGCGGAGGTCCCCTGACAAAGCAGTCAAAGCGTACCCGGAGAGCAGCAGCACAG CGATCCTATCGGCACTGAAGAACCTGCAGGAAAAGATTCAGCGTCTAGAAGTGGAGCGCGCTCAGGCTGAGGAGAACCTGCAGCGGCTCTCTCACGAGACCAGCGAGTACAAGAAGGTGCTGGACCGTGAGCGAGAGCACCGCGACTCCAGCAAGACACCGGTGACCAGGCACAACAAAG AGCTGTCAACACAGCTAGCAGTTGCTGAATCTCGGTGTAAGCTTCTGGAGAAACAGCTGGAATACATGAAGAAGATGGTCCGCAACGCAGAAACTGAAAGAGCAACGGTGTTAAAGAAGCAg GTTTCTTTAGAACGAGAGAGATCTGTCGATGCGTCAGATGTCCAGGCCAAGTTTAAGAAGCTAGACCTGCTGGAACAAGAATACCTCAGGCTCACAGCAACGCAGGAACTGGCAGAG AGTAAAATCTGTGAGCTGCAAGAGAAGCTTCGAGAAGAAGTGCACCAGAGAAAGCTGATGCAGGACAAGGCTGCTCAG ttacagacCGGGTTGGAAGCCAGTCAGATCTTGCTTCAGTCGTTGTCCCCTAAACCAGCAAaggcaaagaaaatgaaaaagaagaaaaaacaagcagCAAAA AAGCCTGTTCAACAGCCCTATTCACACACCCAGCCTCATTACAGACTGAGCCTAGGGGACGTCCCCTTTGTAGCAGGAAAG TCCACTGGTAACAGCCACTCTGTACGTGCCAATGTCCAGCACGTCTTGCACCTGATGAAACAGCACAACAGGCTGCTGTGTAACGACCGTGTGCTGAGCGATAGGCCAGTGGCCAGGAAGTTAGTCTCCACCACCAATGGCAGGAGGGCTTCGACCACCTCCACCActagctcctcctcttcctgcagcGAGGAGCTCTCAGACCTGTTGCTGGCACTGCAGGATGAGTTTGGGCACATGAGCTT TGAACACCAAGAACTAGTGAAACAGATTCACGAGACTCGGACAGACCGTTTGCGACAAGACTTGGAACGAGAGTTGGAATCGCTGGTTAAGAGAATGGAGGCTAAAGGGGACCAGATAGCGAAAGTGCACAGGCATCAAGGACAG CTGGAGAAATTAAAGAAGTCACAAAGGAAGCATTCCGGCGATGGCAGGGGGAGCAGGAGCGGGAATGGCGTCGGGGAGGTGAAGGTCACGACCACCGTCACCACAAGAGGAAAGAGCGCAGGTCAGATCAAAGTGAAACCAGGGGAAAAAAGCAAGGACAGTCTGAGACTGCTCAGGGACATGCAGACCCTGCAGACCTCACTCCGCAAGGACGATATCCACTGGGATTACTGA
- the fam76b gene encoding protein FAM76B isoform X1 produces MATTALYACTKCNQRYPFEELSQGQQLCKECRIAHPIVKCTYCRSEFQQESKTNTICKKCAQNVKQFGTPKPCQYCNIIAAFIGTKCQRCTNSEKKYGPPQTCEQCKQQCAFDRKEEGRRKVDGKLLCWLCTLSYRRVLQKTKEQRKGLGSSHSNSSSASLTEKDQHHSRHHHHHHHHHHHRHRSGHHKLDSLSPEQDQVLWKQSHTTSSIQNETPKKKPKLETKPSNGDSSSINQSMDSGGTDNFILISQLKEEVMSLKRLLQQRDQTILEKDKKLTELKADFQYQESNMRTKMNNMEKAHKEAMEAQQAKNRDLLKQVAALSKGKKFEKSGSTLLSP; encoded by the exons ATGGCGACTACGGCCCTGTACGCGTGTACCAAGTGTAACCAGCGGTACCCGTTTGAGGAGCTTTCACAGGGGCAGCAGCTTTGCAAG GAATGCCGGATAGCACACCCAATTGTGaaatgtacatactgtagatCTGAATTTCAACAGGAAAG caaaacaaacacaatttgcaAGAAGTGTGCTCAGAATGTGAAGCAATTTGGGACG CCCAAGCCTTGTCAGTACTGTAATATAATTGCAGCCTTTATTGGAACCAAGTGTCAACGCTGCACAAACTCAGAAAAGAAATACGGCCCTCCCCAGACCTGTGAACAGTGCAAGCAGCAGTGTGCCTTTGATCGCAAAGAGGAAGGCAGACGGAAG gTTGACGGGAAGTTACTTTGTTGGCTATGCACTCTGTCGTACAGACGCGTCCTACAGAAAACTAAAGAGCAGAGAAAAGGGTTGGGGTCATCACATTCCAATTCTTCCTCAGCCTCGCTCACTGAGAAGGACCAGCACCATTCTagacaccatcaccaccaccaccaccaccaccatcaccggCACAGAAGCGGCCACCATAA actCGACAGCCTCAGCCCAGAGCAAGACCAGGTACTGTGGAAACAGAG CCATACTACTTCATCTATTCAGAATGAAACTCCAAAGAAGAAACCAAAACTGGAGACCAAGCCATCAAATGGAGATAG TAGTTCTATTAACCAGTCGATGGACTCCGGAGGAACTGATAACTTTATCCTGATCAGTCAGCTGAAGGAGGAAGTGATGTCCTTGAAAAGACTACTGCAGCAGAGAGATCAAACCATATTAGAAAAGGATAAAAAG CTTACAGAACTAAAGGCAGATTTTCAGTACCAGGAATCAAATAtgagaacaaaaatgaacaacatgGAGAAAGCACACAAAGAAGCTATGGAGGCGCAACAG gCAAAGAATCGTGATCTACTTAAACAAGTAGCCGCTTTGTCGAAGGGCAAAAAGTTTGAGAAGTCTGGAAGCACGTTGTTGTCTCCTTGA
- the fam76b gene encoding protein FAM76B isoform X2: MATTALYACTKCNQRYPFEELSQGQQLCKECRIAHPIVKCTYCRSEFQQESKTNTICKKCAQNVKQFGTPKPCQYCNIIAAFIGTKCQRCTNSEKKYGPPQTCEQCKQQCAFDRKEEGRRKVDGKLLCWLCTLSYRRVLQKTKEQRKGLGSSHSNSSSASLTEKDQHHSRHHHHHHHHHHHRHRSGHHKLDSLSPEQDQVLWKQSHTTSSIQNETPKKKPKLETKPSNGDSSINQSMDSGGTDNFILISQLKEEVMSLKRLLQQRDQTILEKDKKLTELKADFQYQESNMRTKMNNMEKAHKEAMEAQQAKNRDLLKQVAALSKGKKFEKSGSTLLSP, translated from the exons ATGGCGACTACGGCCCTGTACGCGTGTACCAAGTGTAACCAGCGGTACCCGTTTGAGGAGCTTTCACAGGGGCAGCAGCTTTGCAAG GAATGCCGGATAGCACACCCAATTGTGaaatgtacatactgtagatCTGAATTTCAACAGGAAAG caaaacaaacacaatttgcaAGAAGTGTGCTCAGAATGTGAAGCAATTTGGGACG CCCAAGCCTTGTCAGTACTGTAATATAATTGCAGCCTTTATTGGAACCAAGTGTCAACGCTGCACAAACTCAGAAAAGAAATACGGCCCTCCCCAGACCTGTGAACAGTGCAAGCAGCAGTGTGCCTTTGATCGCAAAGAGGAAGGCAGACGGAAG gTTGACGGGAAGTTACTTTGTTGGCTATGCACTCTGTCGTACAGACGCGTCCTACAGAAAACTAAAGAGCAGAGAAAAGGGTTGGGGTCATCACATTCCAATTCTTCCTCAGCCTCGCTCACTGAGAAGGACCAGCACCATTCTagacaccatcaccaccaccaccaccaccaccatcaccggCACAGAAGCGGCCACCATAA actCGACAGCCTCAGCCCAGAGCAAGACCAGGTACTGTGGAAACAGAG CCATACTACTTCATCTATTCAGAATGAAACTCCAAAGAAGAAACCAAAACTGGAGACCAAGCCATCAAATGGAGATAG TTCTATTAACCAGTCGATGGACTCCGGAGGAACTGATAACTTTATCCTGATCAGTCAGCTGAAGGAGGAAGTGATGTCCTTGAAAAGACTACTGCAGCAGAGAGATCAAACCATATTAGAAAAGGATAAAAAG CTTACAGAACTAAAGGCAGATTTTCAGTACCAGGAATCAAATAtgagaacaaaaatgaacaacatgGAGAAAGCACACAAAGAAGCTATGGAGGCGCAACAG gCAAAGAATCGTGATCTACTTAAACAAGTAGCCGCTTTGTCGAAGGGCAAAAAGTTTGAGAAGTCTGGAAGCACGTTGTTGTCTCCTTGA